CTCTGCAAACAGGTTATTGCTAAATAATTGTTTCGATTTATGATGAAACTGATTATAATTCAgtttattttcttcaaaattaTTCTGAAGTTTTTGTTTGCTATTCATAATTTTCAGTTGATTTCACTTGCAATTCAACGGTGTCGTTTATCAGGAGATCCATGTCGACTTTCTGTCATCATTCGACAAATCCTATTTTCCAGCTTTCGTACTCAAATTTCAAGTAATTGTTTTCTCTATGTATCAAAATTGTATACGATTTTTACATTTGTTAGAAATTTAATCAAACTTCAGTGTTTTGTAATTTGATTGTTATGTGGTTTGATTGTTTCTGCTTTAAGAAGTATGTGAAATGAACTTAATATGAAAGtagtttgattatgttttttttctcCAGTCATTGATGCTACTTTCAGAGTTTCAATTTCATATCTCCATTCACCATAGAGCTAAATATTTTTAGCTCTTAGGTTTTTCGATTATGATGACTTACAGTAAAACACTCAAAAACTCATGTGCACTTTGTATTTTTAGGATTATCAACTTTGTTATACTGTGCATTAGTGGTTTTTGGGCATTGTAATGCTGTTATATTGACTCTATTTGTGATTTGAGCATGATGAGATTATCTGAATAGGAAGCtcactttttcctttttctttcaattaaactggattatattttttgaaaaatatgtaGTTGATTGTTGACAGTTTCTGATACTGGTGTTGGAAGTTGCTTGAAAGAATTCCAGGACTTGAAACTTTGCTTCAATGGATCTGCTGTGTGGGGTTAGTGACATTGTCACGTGTTTCTGGTTCctttttttttgatgatattgaatGATTGCTCATAACTTCATAATGATTATGCTTGCTTGTTTTGGTGGGtttgtaacttttttttttaaaaaaaaaaaaatacagatGGTGCGCTTGCTATCAAAACCACCAGTAAGTTTGAATACTTCTTTAATTTCAAGTCATATTGGATCACTAACATGGCTCTAAACATTTCCTGGATATTTCTGGTTGAAGTAAATATGATTTTGCACTTGCTTCAAATGAGTGAATGGAAAAGGAGAATTGTAATCAAtcttatgaatttaaaattttgcacTTGCATGAGTTTCGAGGAAATAACTGGATCACCTTCTTGCATTTTTACTTCGAAAATATTTGCTTGGCAATTATGGTTTACAAATGTAACTCTTGCCACAAGATTGTGTAACCACAAGGAAAAGAAACTTTTAACGTCTTAGCCTCTTTCTCTTTGAACGTTGTACATTCTTAAATAACGACTCTTGTGTGCATATTGATCATCATAACTAAAGAGAGGATTTGTTCATCTTACATGACAGTAATCCTCTTTTGATTTCTGACATCCAGCTAAACTACAAGATCAATATACTGTGCATAAATTTCAGCTGTTTCTCTGCTGGTAGTACATAGTCAATGATGGTATAAATTAATGACTTAATCTATAGGCCTTGGTGATCCTGATCTTTTCCAGTACAACTTAAACCTAAAAGAAAGCGTTCCTAACAAAAGGTTAACTAAGCTCCCTTCAATGCCAAAGAAAAAGGCCATTTTCAGGTATGTTTGTAAGCTGTATTTCTTTTGGTTATATACTTCTACATGCTATTATGAATTCATTTTTCCTGCTCTGTTTCTCAGTGGAACTGAAGTTTCTATGTCCACTGCTGAGGACATGGGAGTATTATTGCAAGATATGACTACCTTTCTCAGAAAGGTACACCACATTCCAAAGTATTCaattgattttgtttgtgtATTTCATGATCTCTAGATGGATAACATAACAATATGGATGAATTAGCATCGCTAGTATCATTGACGTCATATAGATATAACCTTACTTTAGATGGCTAACATCTCCGATTTCATTGACATTGTCATGGACTAGCTTGGCCATTAGATGAAATTAATAAGAGTAAATAGAAAAATGTATATGAATGAACAAATTATATGACAAAATACAAATCACTGATTGTAGAAATTGAATGTAAATGAAAATGTATAATGAAGAACGATTGTAACCAAAAACGATTACAATAGATAGTATACAGGCATTCAAGAGGCTTGTTCTCTCCCAATGAGTATAAAACTCCTCTTAAAACTATTACTTGAATGGATGATTCCTAAAaccctttccctttccctctatttatactaattatcTCCACATTTTATCATCCCACTTAACTAATTACTAAGTATCATTTACTACTTAATTCCTATAATACCCATTTCCAGTCCTTCATGACATACTGACCCTTGAATAATTCACTTATCCTCaagggaaaatttgaaatgattaagacaaattatcaacaaaatgaaccaaataagataagtttcaacttattttcaaaagtaagtgTGAAATTCCCAAATCTATGATTTGgggctgtttgcagttagtaactgcaaacagaacaaaaaaacacaatagTTGATCGTAGTTACTAATTGTAACGCAaacaactttgacttttttttttgacctgtaCACGGTTTGACCTGTTCACGGTGGAAGCTGCTGTGCGTATTTGTGGAGCTAGTtcttcgcagttactaactgcgaacaggtcaaaaaaaagtcaaagttgttcgcagttagtaattgcgaacagctattgtgttttttttgacACTAATTGCGAACAGCCACAAACCACAGGTTTAGAAATTTCACACTTTTATAAATAAGTTGAAATTGTCATGGATTCTGAATATCGCGGCCTCCGATGTGTCTTCGATCACCAAGAATCAAACAGCTCTGGTACCAATTGTCATGGATTGGCTTAGCCATTAGATGAAATTGTTAAAGATTGAACAGATGAGATGAAATTGTTAAAGATTGAGCAGAAAAAGTAAAGAATGTAACAATTTGTATgtaaatgtatatgtatatggaAAGATTGAATGTAAACAAAGAACAATTATAAAAGATAGAACACAAGCTTTTTGAAAGGCTTGTTCTCTCCTAATGAGTAATAAAACTCCTCTTAGAATTATTACTTGAATACATGATTAATTTCCTTCCCTTACCctctatttatactaattatcTCTACCTTTAATTCCTTCCAACTTACTAATTGACAAGTGTTATTTATTACTAATTTCTATATTACCCCTTTCTAGCCGTTCTCCTTCATGACATTTGGTTTTCCTTTTTCCATTGGCTTCTATCTTTTACAATTTGAGATAGATAGAAAATTagaatgaatggagaagaaaaaTCTATGTGAAAGACCATTAAAACTGATATATTGGTTTTTGTAGCTGATTTCAATCTTTAGGGGGTAAAGCTTTagcatttttgttgttgaagcAGAATGCATGATATATGTAAGCTCTTATGCACAcccttctttttccttttcaaagGACTTACGTTTTACTTGTTTCTGCAGATTCATATATTGAAGATACATGTAAGTTCAACATCTCCCTAATgtaaaataacactaaatacATCTCTAGAACTCTTTTAtttgttgtgtgtgtgtgtgggagGGGGAGGAATGTCGCATGTTTTCTTAGTGCTTAACCTTTAGTATATTGCTAAGTAGAGTTGTTTACTCCTTATTTTTGAAAGCCACTAAAGTGAGATGATTTGCAAAAAATGGATTGCTTTCTAAGTGTTCTGCATGGAAGTTATTTTAATCCTTCTCAATTTATTAGTATTTTGATCCTAAAATTTGAAGGCTATCAAAGACCATAAATGAGGATAAAACTTCAACTGCTAGAGTATGTTATTGGGTGTTATGCTATTTGACAGTAAAATAATTGCTTATTTTTCTCTTTACTTCAGAACATTGCAATGGAGCTGGTTGCTGTATGCAGTGATCAACAACGACTCCAACATGAAAATGTTGTTCTTGTCACCGAGTTGACATTACCTTCCCCAGATTCTTCAATTTTACAACAGCTAACATCAGGGCTAGAGGATTACGTTTGTAATCATAGAAATGGTTTGATTAAAAAGTGCCTGTCCTGCTTTTCGAGCGGGTGAGCAAATATTCATGCATGCTGTGGTAGCTCGATAGCGTGGAGTGGATTTTAGAATTTGGGATTTCTTTTGTTTCAGGAACAGGAAAAGAAAATAACATTTATACAGGAAATCAACAAGTGACATATGTTTGTTACTTTCATATTTTGCTGTGTTATTTGTTTATGTTTCTCTTTTTTTCAGAGAGAACCCAAAGATAGGGAATGGACAAGCATGCAAAAAGAAGCACGGAAATGATGTATTGGCTGTTGAAGTAGTAATTGTTGTCAGCCACAGTGAGTTATCGGATCCATCAAATCTGTCATGTTTGAAGGCCTTTGAGCCCAAAACAGAGGTCAGTTTTCTGCAGAGAATGATGTTCTACTGAAATGATTGACTGTTCTGTTTGTTATTCAGTCTTGCTTAGCACTTGAAATCACGTCCAACAGCAGTTGAACTGCTCATAATATCAACTTCATCTATTTCATTACCATAAACCAGTTCTTGTAAGTTTATTATCCATGCTTTGAACTAATGATGTTTTTTGGAGGGCAAAACTCTTAGTTTTGATCTTTTTAATgtgctttttaaaaatttggctGTGTTTCTTTAAATTTAGTTTTAGTGGTACTTTAGTTATGAGGAAATAATCTCTCATTTTTTGATGTTCCGACTTCAGCTGCatgaaaattatgaatttattaAACAATCAGAAGTTTCTGAAACAGTTACTTTCAAGAATTATGGAAAGCATGCTCTTAGCTAGTATGTGATTAAACTTAAATTACATTCACATTCAATAGCAAGACAATTGGaaattgttttgaaaattttcaaagatACTCCCCTCTATTCTAATCAACtgttccatttggttttgcACACTTGACAATGCACTATTTCAGTCCTAATTATCTCTCATTATGCttggttaaaaattataaaaaaatagatattaatacaatttacattgagacaaatcaaacaggatctcacttgactatgttttaacttatttctgagaataaaatacaatataagaGTGATTGGTCATTGGTGAATAGTGCCAGAAACAAATGGAACATTTGATCAGAACGATACAATCCGGttataaaaatttgtaataCTCCTTAATGATTTCTGTGGAAAGTGTAGGCATTTGACAAGAATATATGATAGAAGTTTTATAACAGTACTCATCTAACTTGGATTATGTATCTCTTCGACTTTTCaggttttatattttaaagattTCTCACCTTGTTCGGTCCCCCAGTCAGCTCTCAAAGCAATCAAAAGCGTCAAGTGGAATAACTATGGGCTAACTCTaaaaaatattgatgatgaagggAGCTCTCCTTCACTTGAATGGGAGAACTTGCCCCTAAACACTCATATCGACATCGCCCTTCATTCTTATAATAAGCAATATCCATACAATTTTTACATTCACCTTCTGTTATGATAACAATAGCAATCAAATTGTACAAGAATCATCTGCACTATATTCTGCTTTATACAGTAATTCCTTAACTTGTTTCCAAGGTGACAATGCCGCCATTAAGGCAAAGAAATCAACTCGAGACAAAGCTTGCAAAGGATGCTATCAGTCTTGCACTAAATGATTTGAAGGAAATGTATACGGGAGCTCTTCTCAGTGATCATGCTCTCAAGGTACCACCCTTTATAGACACTTCAGCAACTGTACTCGCTTCTTTTTGTGATCCCAGCCAAAACTTTACTGTATGAGTAAAATCTGATGAAAAATCTGAATTGCTGAATTCCAAAATTTACCTTGTATAAATCTGTTAAATTTAGCATTGTTCCTGTCAAGGACTGAAGGCATCGGAGATGGTCCCTTGAGGCAACCCTTTGGGTCAGTTTACGTTTGTTAGTCTTGCAGTGATTTTGGAAGAAAAGGGCTTGATAGCAAATACAAACCTTGgccaataatcatcatcaacatGCTAAACCCTTTCTACGAAACAGATTTGTACTTCATTAATTGTGTCCGGTCCTGGATAAGAACAAGAATCAAAATTTCCTAGGACAAGCAAATCTAGAAAGACCAGGTTGAATCAAAGTGTATCTCTTGTACGCAATCtcatttaatctttttttttttctgggttCAGATCCATTCTTATGCCCCTGATCTTGCAAGAAGCATTGCTGGTTTAATACTGTCTTCAGATGATCAAAACTTCCAAGGCGAATGCTTCAGTCTCCTTGGCATGCCAATGGCAAATATAGAAGGACACTCTTTAGAGAAGTGCATACAAGACAAGATTATATCTGCAATAGACATGAATGACAGGAAGCCTCCGAGCTCAAGATGCAGACCGGCTGCACCTTTTCTATTCGGAGATGATCATGTCCAAGAATCAGAATACATGTGCGACGAATATGACGAAGGTGAGGAAGATGATTGCGTGTTGATGGATTACTAATTAGCAGCTACATTATCACCATCAAAATTATATCTGTTTTGGTTATTATATGGTACACCTACTACAAAATCAGCTACAATGCTTTGGAATAGGCTTTTTGTTTGGATTAGAGAAATGAAGTTGTATATTCCCCTTGTTTATACACACAAAGAGAAGCTTTGAAAACATGCACCAGCCATCTGAatgaaatctttttttttaccatCTCATCCTTGCAGAGTTGCAGTTCTAGACATATATACCTACAAAGTTGTAAAGGAGTAATTTTGTATACGAGCTAATAGCTAACAAAGTACTTCAAGACATAATAATCTTCAAAGTTAAACATACCTTAAAGTATAGGCGTCattcaaaattaaatcaaaCCGATTATAATCTGAGTCGAGATTTGAAGTCGAGCTCAAACCTTATACCGTTAACTAGACCAATTATAAGAAGTTAAGAACTTGTTGATTAAACACCATAATTGACGATATCAAGAATCTTGGTAAACATAATAATTAACTTATAAATTCTTCTATATGTTCCTATGAGTTTGtattaatttctttttgtttgtctcaCTTCGCTCTTTCATCCACAATTTTtgtagaaaatttgaaacaattaagcaatttaaaaaaaatgagtttcaggtaaatttaatttcaaaaataagcataTTTATGTTCGAGCCTAAGGTTAGGTAtcttcgcagttaataactgcgaaaaaaaaattggtcaaaaaaagtcaaaattgtttgttcgcagttagtaattgctAACAAAAGagagacaatgtcataacgttaGAAGGGACTGGAAAAGTGGAAGTCATattaaagtcaaaattgtttgttcatagttaataactgcgaacaaaagtGAGACAATCTCATAACGTTAAAAGGGACGGCAAAAGTGGAAGTTATGTatgcataatatattttttaaccaATCTTGCTAAATTACAAAAAGTGTTGAATTAATTTATGAACGGAATAAAGAATAACGAcacatgtatgtatattattatataagtaacaatacatatatttaaatttaaaatataatattgtaaaattttatcattccaccaaaaatcatatatttatcatttaattattatactaataattttacaaagataataatagtaaataaacacaatgcttgtacgTGTATATTAACTTACTGCACGAAAGATAACAAAAAAATGatttgtctcatttgattttttgaaattatttactaatcaattttactttatattttattcttaatctagatgttaaataatagttaagtgagatattgtttaattcgtctcaatgtaaaatttattaataataattttataatttttaattatgtgcaattaaaaatatttacgattgaattagtatattgaAGTTTAATCTTCACATAAAAAGACAAACAGGACTAGCAACATACTATATTAAATTACAATCTCATTCAAGCAAGTTTTGAATATTCTCTGAGAAATACTTCTAATATGatcatattaataatataaaatgaaaaaactgaTGTTTAATATTACTTTATAAGTACAAAGTATATGTATGAACATATTTCTCCAAAAGATAACCTCTCTGCAAGACATCCTAACAGTAGAGATCACCATTAATAAGACAGCTTTAAGGACAACTTCATCTTTGTCGTACGAGAGATCATACATCAAGAAGATTATTGACTTAATCAGCTACACATTAATCCAAAGAATAAGAATGtgcttaatttatttaatttcataaaataaattccAATGGTTAAAAAAATGCAGTTTCACGATATTAATTTAGATGTATTTAATTGCATTCCAATTCCTACATCAAGAAAGTATTTGAGTGCATTCCAAAAGAATGTACCAAACTATAAATTGATTAATCTATATTCCGGCTGTGAAGAGAACAATCAACACTCTCAACAAAGTTGAAGAAAATGCTTTTTAAGGTTCACGATGATTATGAACTACTAGGGAGGTCTGAGTCGCTTTTTCGGCTGTTTCATTTCGTATTCCTGCGCAAGAAGGTAACAAACGAGGGCCGAAGAAGGGTCCTCCGG
This genomic stretch from Amaranthus tricolor cultivar Red isolate AtriRed21 chromosome 9, ASM2621246v1, whole genome shotgun sequence harbors:
- the LOC130824032 gene encoding type 2 DNA topoisomerase 6 subunit B-like isoform X2; its protein translation is MMKLIIIQFIFFKIILKFLFAIHNFQLISLAIQRCRLSGDPCRLSVIIRQILFSSFRTQISISDTGVGSCLKEFQDLKLCFNGSAVWGLGDPDLFQYNLNLKESVPNKRLTKLPSMPKKKAIFSGTEVSMSTAEDMGVLLQDMTTFLRKIHILKIHNIAMELVAVCSDQQRLQHENVVLVTELTLPSPDSSILQQLTSGLEDYVCNHRNGLIKKCLSCFSSGENPKIGNGQACKKKHGNDVLAVEVVIVVSHSELSDPSNLSCLKAFEPKTEVLYFKDFSPCSVPQSALKAIKSVKWNNYGLTLKNIDDEGSSPSLEWENLPLNTHIDIALHSYNKQVTMPPLRQRNQLETKLAKDAISLALNDLKEMYTGALLSDHALKIHSYAPDLARSIAGLILSSDDQNFQGECFSLLGMPMANIEGHSLEKCIQDKIISAIDMNDRKPPSSRCRPAAPFLFGDDHVQESEYMCDEYDEGEEDDCVLMDY
- the LOC130824032 gene encoding type 2 DNA topoisomerase 6 subunit B-like isoform X3, with protein sequence MEVSNLCKQLISLAIQRCRLSGDPCRLSVIIRQILFSSFRTQISISDTGVGSCLKEFQDLKLCFNGSAVWDGALAIKTTSLGDPDLFQYNLNLKESVPNKRLTKLPSMPKKKAIFSGTEVSMSTAEDMGVLLQDMTTFLRKIHILKIHNIAMELVAVCSDQQRLQHENVVLVTELTLPSPDSSILQQLTSGLEDYVCNHRNGLIKKCLSCFSSGENPKIGNGQACKKKHGNDVLAVEVVIVVSHSELSDPSNLSCLKAFEPKTEVLYFKDFSPCSVPQSALKAIKSVKWNNYGLTLKNIDDEGSSPSLEWENLPLNTHIDIALHSYNKQVTMPPLRQRNQLETKLAKDAISLALNDLKEMYTGALLSDHALKIHSYAPDLARSIAGLILSSDDQNFQGECFSLLGMPMANIEGHSLEKCIQDKIISAIDMNDRKPPSSRCRPAAPFLFGDDHVQESEYMCDEYDEGEEDDCVLMDY
- the LOC130824032 gene encoding type 2 DNA topoisomerase 6 subunit B-like isoform X1, translating into MMKLIIIQFIFFKIILKFLFAIHNFQLISLAIQRCRLSGDPCRLSVIIRQILFSSFRTQISISDTGVGSCLKEFQDLKLCFNGSAVWDGALAIKTTSLGDPDLFQYNLNLKESVPNKRLTKLPSMPKKKAIFSGTEVSMSTAEDMGVLLQDMTTFLRKIHILKIHNIAMELVAVCSDQQRLQHENVVLVTELTLPSPDSSILQQLTSGLEDYVCNHRNGLIKKCLSCFSSGENPKIGNGQACKKKHGNDVLAVEVVIVVSHSELSDPSNLSCLKAFEPKTEVLYFKDFSPCSVPQSALKAIKSVKWNNYGLTLKNIDDEGSSPSLEWENLPLNTHIDIALHSYNKQVTMPPLRQRNQLETKLAKDAISLALNDLKEMYTGALLSDHALKIHSYAPDLARSIAGLILSSDDQNFQGECFSLLGMPMANIEGHSLEKCIQDKIISAIDMNDRKPPSSRCRPAAPFLFGDDHVQESEYMCDEYDEGEEDDCVLMDY